Proteins from one Methanobrevibacter sp. genomic window:
- a CDS encoding alpha/beta fold hydrolase produces the protein MDSFEFENGDVLTDVTVEYMTFGTPVYDENGFIKNAVVYCHGSLGSYSSVKKLAPLLGENDAFDENKYFFICISALGSPGSCSPSTTDLKNRFPKYSINDVVNFQKEFLAQKFSINHVLGMIGNSMGGFVALTSAINFQDYADFIICGVSSYKVAGHDFILSHFVNEIIESDPDYNRGELTYSLNRTLRIASLAEFNFGLSKEALRNMSKAELHSEFENFGNESIETDIYDLKYCNEACMYFDVENELDKIKSKTLIIACKQDPHFPPELDAIPMSQMIDGSQLIIMDSDLGHLCFNELDTISNELKEFMGEFNDC, from the coding sequence TTTGAAAATGGTGATGTATTGACTGATGTAACTGTGGAATACATGACTTTTGGAACTCCTGTCTATGATGAAAATGGCTTTATAAAAAATGCTGTAGTGTACTGTCACGGTTCTTTGGGCAGCTATTCTTCAGTAAAAAAACTTGCACCATTACTTGGTGAAAATGATGCTTTTGATGAAAATAAATATTTCTTCATTTGTATTTCAGCTCTTGGTTCTCCTGGATCCTGTTCACCATCAACTACTGATTTAAAAAACAGGTTTCCAAAATATTCAATTAATGATGTTGTGAACTTTCAAAAGGAATTCCTGGCACAAAAATTCAGCATTAATCATGTTTTAGGCATGATTGGTAACTCTATGGGGGGTTTTGTTGCTCTTACTTCAGCAATTAACTTCCAGGATTATGCTGATTTTATCATTTGTGGTGTTAGCAGTTATAAAGTTGCAGGTCATGATTTCATTCTATCTCACTTTGTAAATGAAATAATAGAATCTGACCCTGATTATAATCGTGGTGAATTAACTTATTCTTTAAATAGAACATTGAGGATAGCTAGTTTGGCGGAATTTAATTTTGGATTGTCTAAAGAAGCTTTAAGGAATATGTCTAAAGCAGAATTGCATTCTGAATTTGAAAACTTCGGCAATGAAAGCATAGAAACAGATATCTATGATTTGAAGTACTGCAATGAAGCATGCATGTATTTTGATGTTGAAAATGAATTGGATAAAATCAAATCAAAGACATTGATAATTGCATGCAAGCAAGATCCACATTTTCCTCCAGAATTAGATGCTATTCCAATGTCTCAAATGATTGATGGTTCTCAATTAATAATTATGGATTCTGACTTGGGGCATTTGTGTTTCAATGAATTAGATACAATTTCAAATGAATTAAAAGAGTTTATGGGGGAATTTAATGATTGTTAA